Proteins encoded by one window of Chondromyces crocatus:
- a CDS encoding neuraminidase-like domain-containing protein — protein sequence MHLFWALFTAKPLEGQPLSDSNKGPKVLWEVRLAWSKRREGKWLPKQVSTSAWRAGSAHKQPLSKARPRWKR from the coding sequence GTGCACCTCTTCTGGGCACTGTTCACAGCAAAACCGCTCGAAGGACAGCCTCTTTCGGACTCGAACAAAGGTCCTAAGGTCCTCTGGGAGGTCAGGCTCGCATGGAGTAAGCGCCGCGAGGGCAAATGGCTTCCCAAGCAAGTCTCCACATCTGCTTGGCGGGCGGGCAGCGCACACAAGCAGCCACTCAGCAAGGCTCGACCCCGTTGGAAGCGGTAG
- a CDS encoding ATP-binding protein produces the protein MTELFAALERLGIRAGREAIEPLLTHAQKSKLSPAQLLEALVDLEQRERDARNLARRTKMATLGSISPLDRFDWLSSSAREFVRLLQKHTCCHGLCFDRRVYLLCDITNNRTC, from the coding sequence ATGACTGAGCTCTTCGCCGCCCTCGAGCGACTCGGTATCCGTGCAGGCCGCGAAGCCATCGAGCCGCTGCTCACCCATGCTCAGAAGAGCAAGCTGTCTCCAGCCCAGCTACTCGAAGCGCTCGTCGACCTCGAGCAGCGGGAACGCGACGCCAGAAACCTGGCGCGCAGGACCAAGATGGCCACACTCGGCAGCATCTCACCGCTGGACCGCTTCGACTGGCTCTCCAGCAGCGCGAGAGAGTTCGTTCGCCTCCTTCAGAAGCACACGTGCTGCCACGGGCTTTGCTTCGATCGCAGGGTATATCTCCTATGCGACATCACCAATAACCGCACTTGCTGA
- the istA gene encoding IS21 family transposase yields MTISAEVEAEIRRLFFAEHWKRGTICAQLGVHADVVERVLGRLGPKPGSPRPKARRLEPYHGFIDETLERYPRLCATRIYDMLRERGYEGSLCILRRYVRTARPTPKKEAFLSVETLPGEQSQVDWAHVGQLCVPGGQRPLWAFVMVLAHSRASFVELVLEMDIHSLRRSLVRAASFFGGLPRQWLFDNAKTVVVERHGDAIRFHSQLLDLAARMHVQPRLCAPRKPHEKGRVERAIRFFKDRFFAGRTLHSVAHGNALLLDFVHSVAHQRPHPRYPERSVVDLFEEERTHLLPLPEPLPETDLVTPVAVDKTAFIRVGTNRYSVPSAHARSSLTLVASVTELRLLDGTREVARHERCWGKDQWLELPEHRAELLALKRAARDLKGRERLEAELPGTDKLIERWAEHGRNLGSMVAGTLKLLDLYGPAIVRVAVAQMLERGSHDPGALAMLCEQERQRCQRPVPIAVPFAPHVRECDVIPHDLGGYDD; encoded by the coding sequence ATGACCATCTCGGCCGAGGTCGAAGCCGAGATCCGGCGCTTGTTCTTCGCCGAGCACTGGAAGCGCGGGACCATCTGCGCCCAGCTCGGAGTCCACGCGGACGTCGTCGAGCGGGTGCTGGGCCGGCTTGGTCCCAAGCCAGGCTCACCGAGACCCAAGGCACGTCGCCTGGAGCCTTACCATGGCTTCATCGACGAGACGCTCGAGCGTTACCCCCGCCTGTGCGCCACGCGCATCTACGACATGCTCCGCGAGCGAGGCTACGAGGGCAGCTTGTGCATCCTGCGCAGGTACGTGCGCACGGCGCGGCCGACGCCGAAAAAGGAAGCCTTCCTGAGTGTCGAGACCTTGCCCGGAGAGCAGTCTCAGGTCGATTGGGCGCACGTCGGTCAGCTCTGTGTTCCAGGTGGACAACGGCCGCTGTGGGCCTTCGTGATGGTGCTCGCCCACTCCCGTGCCAGCTTCGTCGAGCTGGTGCTGGAGATGGACATTCATTCGTTGCGCCGCTCGCTGGTACGCGCCGCCTCGTTCTTCGGAGGATTGCCGCGGCAATGGCTGTTCGACAATGCCAAGACCGTGGTGGTCGAGCGCCACGGTGACGCCATCCGCTTCCACTCCCAGCTCCTCGACCTGGCCGCGCGCATGCATGTCCAGCCCCGGCTGTGCGCTCCGCGAAAGCCACATGAAAAAGGGCGTGTCGAGCGCGCCATCCGCTTCTTCAAGGACCGCTTCTTCGCCGGTCGCACCCTTCACTCGGTCGCTCACGGCAACGCACTGCTGCTCGACTTCGTCCATTCCGTCGCGCACCAGCGACCTCACCCACGCTACCCAGAGCGCTCGGTAGTCGACCTGTTCGAGGAGGAGCGTACGCACCTTTTGCCCTTGCCAGAGCCGCTCCCGGAGACCGACCTGGTGACCCCCGTCGCCGTCGACAAAACGGCCTTCATCCGTGTCGGGACCAACCGGTACTCAGTCCCTTCGGCGCACGCGCGCAGCTCGCTGACGCTCGTCGCCAGCGTCACCGAGCTGCGCCTTCTCGACGGGACGCGCGAGGTGGCCCGGCACGAGCGATGCTGGGGTAAAGACCAGTGGCTCGAGCTGCCCGAGCACCGCGCCGAGCTGCTCGCTCTCAAGCGCGCCGCTCGGGACCTCAAAGGCCGTGAGCGGCTCGAAGCCGAGCTGCCAGGCACCGACAAGCTCATCGAGCGCTGGGCCGAGCACGGACGCAACCTCGGCAGCATGGTCGCTGGGACCCTGAAGTTGCTGGACCTGTACGGGCCCGCCATCGTGCGTGTCGCGGTCGCGCAGATGCTCGAGCGCGGCTCTCACGACCCAGGCGCCCTCGCCATGCTGTGCGAGCAAGAGCGGCAGCGCTGCCAGCGCCCTGTCCCCATTGCCGTGCCCTTCGCTCCGCACGTGCGCGAGTGCGACGTCATCCCCCACGATCTCGGAGGCTACGATGACTGA